One Thiocapsa sp. genomic window, CAAGCAAGGTCTCTTCATCGGGGCCGGACCCGAGTACTGCGGCGCGATCCGTTTCAGCGCGCTGTCGATCCCGGCCCGGGTCTATTCCAGCGAGGTGGCCTCGGCGCGGCGCATCGACTGGGATCAGCAGTCGGCGCGATTCGGGCGACGTTCCCGCACCGCGCACAAGGGCACCTTCGGACACTTGCTGATGATCGGCGGCGCCCCGGCCTGTCCGGTGCCGTGCGTCTCGCCGGCGAGGCCGCACTGCGGGCCGGTGCCGGATTGGTCACGATCGCCACGCATCCGGCGCATGCCGCTTGGCTGAATCTCTCGCGTCCCGAGCTGATGGTGTCGGCGGTCGTGACCTCGGCGGATCTGGCTCCCCTGATCGCGCGGGCCGATGTTCTCGCGATCGGCCCCGGGCTGGGTCGCGAGGCGTGGGGCCGCGATCTCTGGGAGTCCGTCCTTGGCCTCGGCCTGCCGATGGTCGTCGATGCCGACGCCCTGAATCTCCTCGCCGAGGCCCCGCGGTCGGGGCCGGATTGGGTGCTGACGCCGCATCCGGGCGAGGCGGCACGCCTGCTCGGGAGCGCCATCGCGGCGATCGAGCAGGATCGTCCGGCCGCCGTGCACGCGCTGCAGGGGCGCTACGGCGGTGTCGCCGTCCTGAAGGGCGCCGGAACCCTGATTCGGAGCGATCCGGCGCGCCCGCTTGCGGTCTGCAGCGACGGCAACCCCGGGATGGCGACCGCCGGCTCAGGGGATGTCCTGACCGGGATCATCGGCGCCTTGCGCGCTCAGGGTCTCGACGGGGAGGAGGCCGCCTGTGCCGGCGTGTGTCTGCACGCCGCGGCGGGCGATCGGGCCGCACGCACGGGCGAGCGCGGGCTCGTCGCGGGCGATATCATCGACGCCCTTCGTCCCGTGGCCAATCGCGTGCCCGCAGTGCAGGAGGAATCATGATCGAGCAACGGCTGCCCGATCCCGAGGCGCAGGTCGCCTTCGGGGCGCGGCTCGCGGCGCTCTTGCCGCCGCGTCTGATCGTCTATCTCGAGGGCGATCTCGGGACCGGAAAAACGACCCTGACCCGCGGTGTTCTCGCGGGGCTCGGTCATCGCGGTGCCGTGCGCAGCCCGACCTACACCCTGCTCGAGCCTTACGAGATCGGGGAGCGGCGGCTTTATCATCTGGATCTTTATCGTCTCGGAGATCCGCAGGAGCTCGAGTATCTGGGTCTGCGCGATCTGCTCGCCGAGGATGCCGTCTGGATGGTGGAGTGGCCCGAGCGTGGTCTCGGGATGCTGCCGCCGCCCGATCTCGTCATTGCGATCGCGTACGTCCCGAACGGCCGACATCTGTCTCTCTCGGCCCGGACGGTGTCGGGCGAGTCGGTGCTCGAGGCGCTGACCGGGCTCGGTTCCGCGGACTCGGCGCTTTTCGCATCGCCTGAGAAGTCGGATGTAATCCGATGATGCAGCATCGAAAGCCCTTGCTCCGCATGTTATCGTTCAACCCACGATCGATCGGATCGGGAGCAACCGGAAGGCCGTGCTCGTGAATAGGCTGATCTCGCCGCTGCTTCTCCTCTTGCTTACGGTTGCGGCGCAGTGCGTCTGCGCGGAGCAGGCGTCGGTGCAGGGTACGCGGGTCTGGACGGATCCGGAAAAGACCCGGTTGGTCTTCGAGACCTCCGTGGCGATCACACACCGGATCTTTCCGCTGGACGAGCCCGATCGTCTCGTCATCGACCTCGACGATGCAACCATGCAGAGCAATCTGCCGAAGGTCGATCTCGGGGATACCGTCCTGATCGGCCTGCGTGGCGGGGTGCGGGGCGGATCGCACCTGCGTATCGTCCTGGATCTCAAACAGCCGGTCCGGGCCAAGAGTTTTGCGCTGAGCCCGAACGAGCGCTATGGACATCGGCTGGTCATCGATCTGACGCCGAAGGACGGTTCGAGCGTCCGGCGTGTCGCGCTTCCCTCGTTCCCGAGCTCGGCCGTTCGCAAAGGGGACACGCGGCGCGGTCGCGGTCCTGCGATCATCGTCGCCATCGACGCCGGTCACGGCGGCGAGGATCCCGGTGCCATCGGCGCGGGAGGAACCCTGGAGAAGGACGTCAACCTTGCGGTCGCACGCGAGCTCGCCAAGCTCATCAACCGCGAGCCGGGTCTCGAGGCGCTGATGATCCGCGACGGCGACTACTATGTCGGGTTGCGGGATCGCATCGCGATCGCGCGCGAGGGACGGGCCGATCTCTTCGTTTCGATCCATGCCGACGCCTTCGCCAACGCGAAAGCCAAAGGCTCTTCGGTCTACACCATTTCCCACGGCGGGGCGAGCAGCGATGCGGCGAAATGGCTGGCGAATCGGGAGAACAGTGCGGATCAGATCGGCGGCGTCGATTTCTCGACCGGCGACGATCTTCTGGCAAACGTGCTCATGGACATGACGCAGAATGCGACCCTGGAGCACAGCACCGAGGCCGCAGCCATGGTCCTCGCCAATCTCGGTCGCGTGGGGGTGGTCCATCGCGGTGATGTCCAGCGGGCGGGGTTCGCCGTTCTCAGGGCGCCGGATGTGCCCTCGATCCTGGTCGAGACGGCCTTTATCAGCAACCCCGACGACGAGAAGCGGCTGCGCGATCGGGGTCATCAGCGGGAGCTCGCCGAGGCGATCGTGGCCGGCGTGCTGGGATACTTTCGCAAGTATCCACCCCGCGGGATGCTCGTCGATGCCTCCCCGCAGGGCGGCGGAGGCGCGCGTGAATACGTCATCGGTCCGGGCGATACCCTCTCCGGGATCGCCAAACGGCACAGCGTGAGCATCTCCGCCCTGCGCGCCCGCAACGGTCTGAACGACGACATGATCCGGGTCGGGCAGGTGTTGGCGATTCCGGAGGATTCTTGACATCCTCGCCGCCCTGAAGGACGGCGATTCCTACGGCGCTACACGCAAGAAAGCTCGCGAATAGTCGCTTCGGCGGGTTCCTGGGCCGACGCTCCTGAGTCTGCCTGTTCTCCTTGGCGATATGCCCGCAGCACGGACAGGTCCGGCTGGTGTTCTGTGGGGGCACCGCGACCAGGTGCCCGCCACTCCACGCCGTCTTGTAGTCCAGTTGCCGGCGAAACTCGAACCAACCCTGGTCGAGAATGGCTTTGTTCAGGCCGGACTTGGCCCGAACGTTGGTGCCCGGCGCTTCCACCGTCCCGGCCGCCTACTGCGCCAAGAGCGCCAGGACATTCAGCAGCGTTACTGGAAAGGCGTCCTCTGGTCGCCCTCCTACTTCGCCGCCTCCTGCGGCGGTGCCCCGATTTCCATCGTGCGCCAGTACATCGAACAGCAACAGACTCCCACCTGAACAGATGCCGGACGGGTCCACCGTCCGGCGCTATCCATCCCCGCCCTGAACGACGGGGCTTTTCGCGCAAGACGGGTCAGTCGGGAACCGCCGCCCGCGGCCTGTAGGCTGTGCCGAGCCATGCGAGGCACAAGGAACCGTCGGCGCAAGTTGTGCTTCCTGTCGTCAGCACAACCTTCGGCTGGTAGCAACGCCGCAGGCCGCAGGCCGCAGGAAGCCCGCCCTTGCCCGCGCCCCGCTCTTCTGTTTCCATCCGCGCATGTCTAAACCGATCCGTATCCTCTCCAGTCATCTCGTCAATCAGATCGCCGCGGGCGAGGTCGTCGAGCGCCCGGCCTCGGTTGCCAAGGAGCTGATCGAGAACAGTCTCGACGCCGGGTGCACGCGCGTGGAGATCGACGTGGAGCGCGGCGGCATCAAGCGGCTGCGCGTGCGCGACGACGGGCGCGGCATCCCGCCGGATGAGCTGGTGTTGGCGCTCTCGCGTCATGCCACCAGCAAGGTCGCCGATTTGAGCGATCTGGAGGCGGTCTCGACCCTGGGGTTCCGCGGCGAGGCATTGCCGAGCATCGCCTCGGTGAGCCGGCTGCGTTTGATCTCGCGCAGCCGTGACGAGCCGACGGCCCTGGAGGTCACGGTCGGCAGCGATGGCACCTTGGACGAGCCGCGTCCGGCGGCGCATCCGCCGGGGACCAGCGTGGATGTCCAGGATCTCTTCTACAACACCCCTGCGCGCCGTAAGTTTCTGCGCACCGAGAAGACCGAGCTCGGTCATCTGGAACAGGTGGTGCGGCGCATCGCCTTGGCGCGGCCGGACATCGCCTTTCAGCTGCGTCACAACGGCAGAACGCTCTACGACCTGCCGGCCGCGGCCGACGCTGCGGGGCAGCGCGCCCGTCTGGAGACCTTGCTCGGAAGCGCCTTCGCCGAGCAGGCCTTGACCTTGGACGAGGAGGCCGTGGATCTGCGCCTGTGGGGTTGGGTGGTGCGTCCGGCGTTCTCCCGCAGTCAGGCCGATCAGCAGTTCTTCTACGTCAACGGCCGCATGGTGCGCGACAAGCTGGTGAGTCACGCGGTGCGTCAGGCCTTCAGCGACCTGCTCCATCACGGGCGGCATCCCGCCTATCTGTTGTTCCTGGAGCTGCCCGCGCGAACGGTCGACTGCAATGTCCATCCGTCCAAGCACGAGGTGCGCTTCCGGGAAGGTCGGCAGGTGCACGACTTCATCTTTCGGGTGCTTCAGCGGCGTCTCTCGGCCGGGGTGCTCGGCGAGCCGGAGCCGGAAATCGAAATCGCGCGCGCATTTATGCCGGGTCGGGTACCGCGTGCCGGGGACGAGCCGGTGGCCCGTCTCGGGGGCGCTCCGGGACCCACACTGCATCTGCCGCTGGGCGTCGGCGACGGGCGCGGCGGTTACGCCGAGCGTCTGCGTGCCGATCTGGCGTTTCAGCAACCACCGCCCGCGGGGGCCGCTATCGACGGCGCGGCGGACGGCGCAAATCCCGACGACGGCGAGGCACACCCGCTCGGTTACGCCCTCGCACAGATCAACGGGGTCTATCTCTTGGCCCAGACCCCCGACGGCCTGATCATCGTGGACATCCATGCAGCCCACGAGCGGATCGGCTACGAGCGGCTGAAGACGAGCTGGCGCTCCGGCGCCGTGATTCGCCAGCCGCTGCTGGTCCCGGTGCCCGTCTCGGTGGCCCCGCGCGAGGCCGAGCTGATCGCATCCCGGGCCGATGACCTGGCCGCGCTGGGCCTGGTCATCGACCGCATCGATGCCGGCACCTTGGTGGTGCGGGAGGTTCCGGCACTGCTGCGACAGGCCGATCACGAAGGCTTGGTGCGCGATCTCCTCTCGGATCTCGCCGTCCACGGCAGCAGCGCCCGACTCGACGAGGCCGTCAACGCGGTCCTTTCCACCATGGCCTGTCATGGTGCCGTGCGGGCCAATCGACGCCTGACCCTGGAGGAGATGAACGGATTGCTTCGCGACATGGAGCGTGCCGAGCGGATCGACCAATGCAATCACGGCCGTCCGACCTGGATCCGCGTGGGTTACGACGAGCTCGATCGCTGGTTTTCGCGCGGGCGCTGAGCCGGGATACCCATGTGACCGATACGCTCGAAGGATCCGTGCAGGCGCAGTCGAGCGACGCGTCCGGGCAACGTCCCCTCGCCATCCTGCTCATGGGTCCGACCGCATCCGGCAAGACGGATCTGGCCGTCGAGCTGGTGCAGCGCCTGCCGTGCGAGATCATCAGTGTCGATTCGGCGATGGTGTACCGCGGCATGGACATCGGCACGGCCAAGCCGACACCCGATGTGCTGGCCCGTGCGCCGCATCGATTGATCGATATCCTGGACCCCGCCGAGGCCTATTCGACCGCGCGCTTCCGTGAAGACGCACTCGCGGCGATGACGCAGATCAGCGCGCACGGCCGAATCCCGCTCTTGGTCGGCGGTACCATGCTCTATTTCAAGGCGCTGCAACAGGGCCTGGCCAGCCTGCCGAGCGCGGATCCGTTGCTCCGCCAAGCCCTGTCCGACGAAGCTGCCGTGATCGGCTGGTCCGCGATGCATGCGCGACTGGCGCGACTGGACCCGCAGGCGGCGGCGCGGATCCACCCCAACGATCCGCAGCGTATTCAGCGTGCGTTGGAGATTCATGCCCTGACGGGCCGGTCGATGAGCGCGCTGATCGCCTCTGCCGCCGCGAGCGCCGATCTGCCGTATCGTCTCCTCAAATTGGTGCGCGCCCCGGCGGATCGCCAAACGCTGCGCGAGCGCATCGCCCGGCGCTTCCGCGCGATGCTCGCACAGGGCCTCGTCGAGGAGGTCGCTGGTCTGCGGGAGCGCGGCGATCTTACCGCGGACCTGCCGTCGATGCGCTCGGTCGGGTATCGCCAGGTCTGGAGTTATCTCGACGGCGCGCTCGATGCCGAGGAGATGTGTCTGAAAGGCATCGTCGCTTCCAGACAACTCGCCAAGCGTCAGCTCACCTGGCTGCGTGCCGAGTCGGCGACCCATTGGCTCGCCGACGAGCCCGATCCGCTCGAGGCGGCGCGGCGTCTGATCGGGGTGGCCCGATCGACGGCGCTTCACCCGCGCTGAGGCGCAATGCGGCCGCGTCCTTTCGGTGCGAACGTATTGAACGCGCGGCACGTTCCGGTGTCTTCTTGCCCGGCGATCCGGCTCAGGCCCGTGATGCGTGGCACTCTATTTGCTAAATGTTGCCTCTAGCGAAGCCCGTGTGTTGCGGCGACCACACCGATTCCCTTTGTTGTTTCGGCACCGATCGGGCGAGTGCCTTGCACTATGGCCAAAGCGCCGCGTTTCGACGACACTAAACCGCGTCCAGGGCGACATGCGTCGTTTTCATTGTGCGTTTGGCTTCGGAGACATCCTCGATCCCGGTGAGACGCGGTTTGGAATTTGATGTTTTTTAATACTTTAAACCGCGCCAACTCCAACAGTCGTCGGAGCCGGCACGGCCAAACCAGTCCAACACATGACGCATACCGCACCGGGCGCGGTTTAAACGAGGCTTTTTCGGCGGGTATGCCTGTCCCGGCTGCTGTCCCGTCTGCTCCACCCCGGCTTGATTGGCAGCGATCACAGCCAAAACTTTTTGCCGGGCAACACTTGTCGACCTCAACAATCGGGCGACCACAACAATCGGGCGACCACAACAATAAGGAGTTACTCCATGTCCAAAGGCCAAAGCCTCCAAGACCCTTTTCTGAACGCCCTGAGAAAGGAACGCGTCCCCGTGTCCATCTTTCTGGTCAACGGGATCAAACTGCAGGGCCAGATCGAATCCTTCGATCAGTTCGTCGTGTTGTTGAAAAACAACGTCAGCCAGATGATTTACAAGCATGCGATATCGACCGTCGTACCTGCAAGAAACGTCAAGCTCCCACCGGTCGAAGGGGCGCTGCCTGAGCCGGGCAACACATGACCGGGAGACGGCCGTAATCGGCCCGCGCACGGACGTTCGTCGCCGCGAAGGAGGTTGCCGTGTTTGAGCGCCCGAGCGCCGGCGAGCGCGCTGTTTTGGTGCACCTGGACATCGGCTCGAGCGCCGAACCCGACGAGCGCGAGGAGTTTCGGCGCCTGGCGGTTGCCGCGGGCGCGGAGATCGTCGGCACCCTGGGCGGCTCGCGCTCGACACCCGATCCGAAGCTCTTTATCGGAACCGGTAAGTGCGACGAGCTGATCGCACTGGTTGCGGGCACCGAAGCGGAGCTGGTGATCTTCAACCATCCGCTCTCGCCCGGCCAGGAGCGCAATCTCGAGCGCTTGGTCAAATGCCGCGTCGTGGATCGCTCGGGTCTGATTCTCGACATCTTCGCGCAGCGTGCGCGCTCCTTCGAGGGCAAGCTGCAGGTCGAGCTTGCTCAGCTCAAGCACATGTCGACCCGGCTGGTGCGCGGATGGACCCACTTGGAGCGTCAAAAGGGCGGTATCGGCCTGCGCGGACCCGGCGAAACCCAGCTCGAGACCGACCGTCGGCTCATCTCCAAGCGGATGACCGTGCTTGATCGGCGCCTGGACCGCATCCAGGTCCAGCGTGCTCAAGGGCGCAAGGCACGCGACAAGGCCGAGCTGACGGTGCTCTCGCTCGTGGGCTACACCAACGCGGGCAAGTCCACTCTCTTCAACCGCTTGACCGAGGCCGGCGTCTTTCAGGCCGATCAACTCTTCGCGACCTTGGACCCGACCTTGCGCCGTCTGACACTTCCCGATGGCGGTCGGGTGCTCGTGGCCGACACGGTCGGCTTCGTCGGTCGGCTTCCGCATGAACTGGTGGCGGCGTTCCGCTCGACGCTCGAGGAGACGCGCAACGCCGCGCTGTTGCTCCATGTCGTGGAGGCATCGGCGCCGCATCGGTCCCGTCTCGCGGCCGATGTGGAGCAGGTGCTTGCCGAGATCGGCAGCGACGATATCCCGCGTCTGGAGGTCTACAACAAGGTCGATCTGCTGCCCGACGAGTCGCCGCGAATCGAGCGGGACGCGGCTGGTTTGCCGAGCCGCGTTTGGCTGTCCGCGCAGACGGGCGCCGGTGTCGATCTGCTGTTGCAGGCGATCTCCGAGTGGCTGGGGCGCGATCGGATTCGCTGCTCGCTGGATCTCGAGCCGGATGAAGGGCGCCTGCGCGCTTGGTTGTTCGAGCATGCGCAGATCATCGCCGACGTGCCCAAACCGGCCGGCGGATGGTCGATGGATCTCATCATCGGGCGACCTGATCGGGAGCGTCTTGCGGCCAGGAACGCGCGCTTTTCGGAGGACAAAGAGGGTGTTTGAGGGTCGCACCGGAGATGCCCGCGGTGCTCGTTTCGACCCGCGTGATCGCTCTGCGCCGTTTGCACTCGGCCCTGTCGTTCACCTAGACTCAGCAGTCTGTCGTATCTTTGCTTGATATCCTCGCGCTTCGTCGGCACTCTGAAGAAGTCATCCGAGGGCTCGAGCGTCCGGAACGCGCAGCGACCATCGTGCGCGCCCTTCTCGCAATCCGCACATCGGGTGCGGAAGCGCCTCTCAACCCAACATAACAGTCGAATTCGACAGACGGAGAAGCTATGGCCTGGAACGAGCCAGGTGGCGGTAACAAAGACCCTTGGAGCGGCAAGGGCGGCGGCGAGCAGGGTCCTCCCGACCTCGACGAGGTCGTGCGAAAGCTTCAGGAGCGACTCGGCGGACTGTTCGGCGGCAACAAGCCCTCCGGGGGCGGCGCCTCCGGCGGGGGCGGGGGTTTCAATCTGCCGGGCGGGGATTTCAGCTCGCGGGCCATCGGAATCATTGCCGGTATCCTGCTGGTCGTCTGGCTGGCGACCGGCATCTATATTGTCGAGCCTGCCGAGCGAGGCGTCGTGACGCGCTTCGGTGCCTATGTCGACACCACCGGCCCGGGTCCTCATTGGCACGTCCCCTGGCCATTCGAGACGGTCGTCAAGGTCAATGTCGACGAGATTTCGACCTTCAGCCACTCCGCCTCGATGTTGACCCAGGACGAGAATATCGTCGATGTGGAGCTGACCGTGCAATCGCGCATCCAAGATGCGGCGGATTACCTGTTTCAGGTTGCCAATCCGGATCAGACCCTGCGCGACGCAACCGTCACGGTGGTGCGCGTGACCGTCGGCGGAAGCAAACTCGACTTCGTGATGACGGAAGGGCGCGGCGCCGTGGCCGTCACCATTCAGGAACGCGTTCAAGCGCTGATGGACCAGTATCGGAGCGGCCTTCTGGTCACGTCCGTGAACATGCAGCCGGCAAAACCGCCGGAGCAAGTCAAGGCTGCCTTCGACGACGCCATCAAGGCACGTGAGGACAAAGAGCGGTTGGAGAATCAGGCCGAGGCTTACGCCAACGAAGTCCTTCCGCAGGCACGCGGCGAGGCGGCCCGAATCATCGCCGATGCGCGCGCCTATCGCGATCAGGTTATCGCCAGGTCCGAGGGTGAGACAGCGCGCTTTACGGCGATCCTGACCGAGTACCTCATGGCTCCGGAGGTCACGCGACAGCGCCTTTACTTGGAAACGATGGAGCAGGTCTTGGGTGATAGCAACAAGGTCATCATCGACGTGGAGGATGGCGGAAACAGCCTCCTCTACCTCCCGCTCGACCAACTCATGAAGCAGCGCCCGGCTGGGGCGGCCCTTGAAAAGCCCGACGCATCGTCCCCCGCCGTTGCATCGGAAGCGGTGGATCGCCCGCAGCGCTCGGTCGATCGTGATCGGAGGGTGCGGTAATGAATAAACTGAAAACCTTCCTGCCGCTGGGCCTGGTCGGTCTCGTGATCGCGATCTACGCCTTCACCTTTGTGGTGCAGCAGTACGAGGTGGCGATCAAGCTTCGGCTCGGTCAGATCGTCGGTGACGACTATCGACCCGGTCTGCACTTCAAGGTGCCGGTCCTCAACAACATCAAGGTGTTCGATCGACGTATCCAGACGATGGATGCCCGCCCGGAGCGGTTCCTGACGGTCGAGAAAAAGGACGTGATCGTCGACTCCTACACCAAGTGGCGCATCTCCAACCCCGCGCAGTTCTTCCGCTCGACCGGCGGCAACGTGGCACGAACCTCACGCCTCTTGTCGGAGCGCGTCAATACGAGTCTGCGCAACGAGTTCGGCAAACGCACGATCCAAGAAGTCGTCTCGGACGATCGTCTTGCGCTGATGGCCTTGTTGACCAAAGAGGTGAACGAGAATGCTCAGGATCTCGGGATCGAGGTCGTCGACGTGCGCGTGAAGAAGATCGACCTGCCGCCCGAGGTCAGCGAATCGGTCTACTCGCGGATGCGTGCCGAGCGTGAGCGGGTCGCCCGGGATCTGCGGGCGCAGGGCGGCGAGGCCGCCGAGCGTATCCGCGCCGATGCGGATCGTCAGCGAACCGTCATCGTGGCCGAAGCCTTTCGTGAGTCGGAGGAGACGCGGGGCGAGGGTGACGCGCGAGCGTCGCAGATCTTCGCCAACGCCTTCAACCAGGATCGCGAGTTCTACGCCTTCTTCCGCAGTTTGAGCGCGTACCGATCGTCACTCGGGCAGGAGCGCGACGTGATGGTTTTGGAACCGGACTCGGATTTCTTCCGGTTCTTCCGCGACCCGAACGGGAAATGATCCAAGGTTTTCGGATCTGATCGAACGCCTCGGCTTCACCAAACGCCTCGGATTTCCGAGGCGTTTTTGTGTGGGCGCTTGTAAAGTTTCCAGTAGATCCGCGCGACGTCGATCGGAGCGCCGGCACGCGACTCGCGTTGGACAAATGCGCCGTCGTCTGAAAAGATGCCCGCCTTTGGCCGATGTGCACCTTCAAGGCGCACTCGGATCCGAATCGGGTGTTTCGGAGTCACGTGTTGCTGCATGATGTCTTGGTCGCGGTTGCGCTCGTGCTGGTCATCGAAGGCATTTGGCCTTTTCTGAGTCCGGACGGGTTTCGACGTGTTCTCTTGCTCATCGCCGCCGAGGACAAACGCGCACTGCGGATTGCCGGTCTGGCCAGCATGCTCTCCGGCGTCGGCTTGCTGTATCTGGTCAACTGACGCCCCCCCTCCGAGGTGCGTCGATCGTTGATCGTTGACCGTTGACCGAAGAAATAACGTGTCCGAAACGAGTTGAGCACCGAATCAAATCGTTGTCGTTGTCGTTGTCGTAATCGAGAACGACAACGACAACGAGAGCCGTGGCAAGGGTATTCTCTCGTCGGGTTGTTTTGCTGATTTCTGAACCGTTCCAACCGGGGCTACTGAACGCATGAACGAGGAACGCTGGCTGCTGCCGGCCGGGATCGACGAGGTGCTGCCTGCGCAGGCGCGGGTCATGGAGACGCTGCGGCGCGAGCTGTTGGATCTCTACGCGAGCTGGGGCTACGAGCTCGTCATTCCGCCCTTCATCGACTACCTGGAATCCCTCCTGACCGGAACCGGCCAGGATCTCGACCTTCAGACCTTCAAGCTGACCGACCAGCTCAGCGGACGCCTGCTCGGGGTGCGCGCCGATATGACCCCGCAGGTTGCCCGGATCGATGCTCACCATCTCAGACGCGACGCCCCGACGCGGCTGTGCTATCTCGGGACCGTCCTGCATACCCGCAGCGACGGATTCGCCGGCACGCGCAGCCCCTTGCAGATCGGCGCCGAGATTTACGGACACTCGGGGATCGAGAGCGATACCGAGATCCTGCGGCTGATCATGCTGACCTTGCGTGCCGCCGGGATTCGAGACACCTATCTGGACCTGGGACACGTCGGCATCTATCGCGGGCTCGCCAGGCAGGCCGACTTGTCGGCGGCCGGCGAGCACGCCCTGTTCGATGCGCTGCAGCGCAAGGCCGTGCCGGAGATCGAGGCACTGATCGCGCAGCTCGGCATCGGCGGGGCACCGGCGCGTATGTTGTCCGCCTTGGCGGAGCTCAACGGGGTCGATGCACTCGCGCGTGCCGAGACACTCCTGCGCGAGGCCGATCGCCCGGTACGCGAGGCGGTCGAGGACCTGCGCCGACTCGCCGACGAGCTCGGTCGCTGGCTCCCGGACGTTTCCATCCATTACGATCTGGCGGAACTGCGCGGTTACCGGTATAAGACGGGGGCGGTTTTTGCTGCCTTCGTTCCCGGCTGGGGTCTGGAGATCGCGCGCGGCGGGCGTTACGACGACATCGGGCGCGTCTTCGGCCGAGCACGTCCCGCCGTCGGGTTCAGTACGGATTTAAAAGAGCTGCTACGCCACGGGCAACGGTCAGACCCGAGCGACGCGGCAATCTACGCGCCCTGGTCGGCCGCGCCGGCATTGCAGGAGACGGTCGATCGACTCCGTGCCTCCGGGCGACGGGTCATCCATGCGCTGCCGGGGCTCGAGCTGGATCAGCGCGATCCGGACTGCCGGCAGGTGCTGGTCGAGCGTGACGGGCGTTGGGAACTAGACGATATCCTCGCGGAGTAGATGACTCAAGATGGGCAACAACGTCGTTGTAATCGGCACCCAATGGGGTGATGAAGGCAAAGGTAAGGTGGTGGACCTGCTCACCGACCGGGCTTCGGTCGTGGTGCGGTTTCAAGGGGGCCACAATGCCGGGCACACCCTGGTCATCGACGGTGTGAAGACCGTTCTGCATCTGGTCCCGTCCGGGGTGCTGCGCGATGGCGTGCGCTGCTTGATCGGTAACGGCGTGGTGCTCTCGCCCTCGGCGCTGCAGGAAGAGCTCGCCATGCTCGAAGCCT contains:
- the tsaE gene encoding tRNA (adenosine(37)-N6)-threonylcarbamoyltransferase complex ATPase subunit type 1 TsaE, with the protein product MIEQRLPDPEAQVAFGARLAALLPPRLIVYLEGDLGTGKTTLTRGVLAGLGHRGAVRSPTYTLLEPYEIGERRLYHLDLYRLGDPQELEYLGLRDLLAEDAVWMVEWPERGLGMLPPPDLVIAIAYVPNGRHLSLSARTVSGESVLEALTGLGSADSALFASPEKSDVIR
- a CDS encoding N-acetylmuramoyl-L-alanine amidase, with amino-acid sequence MNRLISPLLLLLLTVAAQCVCAEQASVQGTRVWTDPEKTRLVFETSVAITHRIFPLDEPDRLVIDLDDATMQSNLPKVDLGDTVLIGLRGGVRGGSHLRIVLDLKQPVRAKSFALSPNERYGHRLVIDLTPKDGSSVRRVALPSFPSSAVRKGDTRRGRGPAIIVAIDAGHGGEDPGAIGAGGTLEKDVNLAVARELAKLINREPGLEALMIRDGDYYVGLRDRIAIAREGRADLFVSIHADAFANAKAKGSSVYTISHGGASSDAAKWLANRENSADQIGGVDFSTGDDLLANVLMDMTQNATLEHSTEAAAMVLANLGRVGVVHRGDVQRAGFAVLRAPDVPSILVETAFISNPDDEKRLRDRGHQRELAEAIVAGVLGYFRKYPPRGMLVDASPQGGGGAREYVIGPGDTLSGIAKRHSVSISALRARNGLNDDMIRVGQVLAIPEDS
- the mutL gene encoding DNA mismatch repair endonuclease MutL: MSKPIRILSSHLVNQIAAGEVVERPASVAKELIENSLDAGCTRVEIDVERGGIKRLRVRDDGRGIPPDELVLALSRHATSKVADLSDLEAVSTLGFRGEALPSIASVSRLRLISRSRDEPTALEVTVGSDGTLDEPRPAAHPPGTSVDVQDLFYNTPARRKFLRTEKTELGHLEQVVRRIALARPDIAFQLRHNGRTLYDLPAAADAAGQRARLETLLGSAFAEQALTLDEEAVDLRLWGWVVRPAFSRSQADQQFFYVNGRMVRDKLVSHAVRQAFSDLLHHGRHPAYLLFLELPARTVDCNVHPSKHEVRFREGRQVHDFIFRVLQRRLSAGVLGEPEPEIEIARAFMPGRVPRAGDEPVARLGGAPGPTLHLPLGVGDGRGGYAERLRADLAFQQPPPAGAAIDGAADGANPDDGEAHPLGYALAQINGVYLLAQTPDGLIIVDIHAAHERIGYERLKTSWRSGAVIRQPLLVPVPVSVAPREAELIASRADDLAALGLVIDRIDAGTLVVREVPALLRQADHEGLVRDLLSDLAVHGSSARLDEAVNAVLSTMACHGAVRANRRLTLEEMNGLLRDMERAERIDQCNHGRPTWIRVGYDELDRWFSRGR
- the miaA gene encoding tRNA (adenosine(37)-N6)-dimethylallyltransferase MiaA, with amino-acid sequence MGPTASGKTDLAVELVQRLPCEIISVDSAMVYRGMDIGTAKPTPDVLARAPHRLIDILDPAEAYSTARFREDALAAMTQISAHGRIPLLVGGTMLYFKALQQGLASLPSADPLLRQALSDEAAVIGWSAMHARLARLDPQAAARIHPNDPQRIQRALEIHALTGRSMSALIASAAASADLPYRLLKLVRAPADRQTLRERIARRFRAMLAQGLVEEVAGLRERGDLTADLPSMRSVGYRQVWSYLDGALDAEEMCLKGIVASRQLAKRQLTWLRAESATHWLADEPDPLEAARRLIGVARSTALHPR
- the hfq gene encoding RNA chaperone Hfq, giving the protein MSKGQSLQDPFLNALRKERVPVSIFLVNGIKLQGQIESFDQFVVLLKNNVSQMIYKHAISTVVPARNVKLPPVEGALPEPGNT
- the hflX gene encoding ribosome rescue GTPase HflX, coding for MFERPSAGERAVLVHLDIGSSAEPDEREEFRRLAVAAGAEIVGTLGGSRSTPDPKLFIGTGKCDELIALVAGTEAELVIFNHPLSPGQERNLERLVKCRVVDRSGLILDIFAQRARSFEGKLQVELAQLKHMSTRLVRGWTHLERQKGGIGLRGPGETQLETDRRLISKRMTVLDRRLDRIQVQRAQGRKARDKAELTVLSLVGYTNAGKSTLFNRLTEAGVFQADQLFATLDPTLRRLTLPDGGRVLVADTVGFVGRLPHELVAAFRSTLEETRNAALLLHVVEASAPHRSRLAADVEQVLAEIGSDDIPRLEVYNKVDLLPDESPRIERDAAGLPSRVWLSAQTGAGVDLLLQAISEWLGRDRIRCSLDLEPDEGRLRAWLFEHAQIIADVPKPAGGWSMDLIIGRPDRERLAARNARFSEDKEGV
- the hflK gene encoding FtsH protease activity modulator HflK produces the protein MAWNEPGGGNKDPWSGKGGGEQGPPDLDEVVRKLQERLGGLFGGNKPSGGGASGGGGGFNLPGGDFSSRAIGIIAGILLVVWLATGIYIVEPAERGVVTRFGAYVDTTGPGPHWHVPWPFETVVKVNVDEISTFSHSASMLTQDENIVDVELTVQSRIQDAADYLFQVANPDQTLRDATVTVVRVTVGGSKLDFVMTEGRGAVAVTIQERVQALMDQYRSGLLVTSVNMQPAKPPEQVKAAFDDAIKAREDKERLENQAEAYANEVLPQARGEAARIIADARAYRDQVIARSEGETARFTAILTEYLMAPEVTRQRLYLETMEQVLGDSNKVIIDVEDGGNSLLYLPLDQLMKQRPAGAALEKPDASSPAVASEAVDRPQRSVDRDRRVR